Proteins encoded in a region of the Candidatus Cloacimonadaceae bacterium genome:
- a CDS encoding 4Fe-4S binding protein encodes MSVTIDKEACIGCGACVDICLVSALLMEDGKAVVDEDTCIDCGACIGTCPVVAISE; translated from the coding sequence ATGTCAGTCACTATTGATAAAGAAGCCTGTATCGGTTGCGGCGCATGCGTGGATATATGCCTTGTGAGCGCACTTTTGATGGAAGATGGCAAGGCTGTGGTCGATGAAGACACCTGCATTGATTGCGGAGCTTGCATCGGCACCTGTCCGGTCGTGGCGATTTCCGAATAA